From the Terriglobia bacterium genome, the window GCAGTAAACCGGAAACGCTGGCGACATCAGTATCGTGACCTGAGTAGATCACAAAAGGCGCAGGGCCGGCCTGCTGCAGCCTTTGCAGTATCTGGTTTGCCAGATTCGATCCCTGAATCTGCGCCATGTATCCGTCATGCTTCGTCTTGTCGAAATACAACGTATGCAGCCCTTCCATCTGCCGGAAGGATTGGCCGCCATTGCAATCAGGGCTGTTGTAAGTAACAAGACCCCATCCGGTCAGGTTGCACGGCATGCCGTTGCCATATTCGAGCAGAAAATTCTCGGCCGCCGTTGAACTCACGGAAAACATCCCATCCCATTTGAGCGATGTGCCGCTTGCCTGGGCCTGATCATTCAGGTTGAACAGAGTACAAGTCTTTGCTCCTTTGCATTCTTTGGGATCGCAACACCTCAAGGTGTTCTGCATCATTTGCAGCGCAGGGTTGTAGCTGGTCCGCAACTGCGGCAGTTCCTGATTGATCTTGTTGCTGACAATTGTTATTTGATTAGGCTCAATGTTTTGTTGGAGTAATGGGTCGGATAACGGATGAAAAAAGTAGTCGGTTTTATTCTTACTGCTGACCTTGCATTGGTTGGGTCCTGACTGGGGAGCCGGGGTGTAGGGCAAAGAGTTCACCGCGATCAGGCAATTGGCGGCTCCTCGGGACATCCCATCGGCAAGCGCCTGGGCGGTGCCCAAAGTTCGTTCAACATTATCGGACCAGATATATACGTTGTTTGCTGGACATTGATTGACCGGCGGCAGCAGCCCTCTGTCGGCATAGTAGGCGTGATAAAAAATACCCATTTGTTTAACCAGTTCCGTGCCGCGCGGCGTCAGGTCCCCTGGACAGGTAACATGCCATTCGGCAAGGCTGGGCCATTGTTGGCTCTGGTACGGAGAACTGGTTGAGGCAGAGAGTGGCGAACGCACCCCATGCCGGGTAAGCACTACAACCATCCTGAGTTCTGGCGTCTGACCCAGCGCTGGTGTAACCAGCAGAAGAAGAATCAGCAATAAATGCTTTGCGGACATTTGATCTCCCTAGTGGCCCTTCCCCGCTGGCTGCAGGTTTACAGGCAGGCCCAGCAGCGTATCCAGGATCTGCATGCCCAGCACGGGTGGAGGCTGGTCAGCGCTTATACCATTGGTTAGCACTGCAACTCCGACATTTTGGCTCGGGACAAAACCCACCCAGCAACTCTGTCCTCCAAGGCCACTGGCGCCATCTTTTGTATACAGGTTCTGGTTGGTTCCCTGTACTTGCAACGTGCGTATCTGCCAGCCCAGCCCCATATTGAACCCGATGGGATGTCCGCTTTGACAGCACTGGCTCGCTGAAGTGAAAAACGTATCCTGAGTAATCAGAATTGCCGTCTTCAGCGGGGGAGGCATTTTGATTAAAATAAGCTGCGCCTTCAGCCAGGTAAGCATGTCAAGCGCATTCGATTTCAGGTCTGCTGCCTCGCCCGGGGCTTTGTTTCCATCTTTCATATACCCTTGGGCCAGCTTCGCGCCCGACGGAGGCAGTGCCCCAGTGGAGGGCATGTTCAACTGTTGGGGGCCGGTGATTTGTGCTGTAAGCTGTGTGTTGTATTGTTTGTTGCCCACCGCATATCCTAACGTGACAAAGCCCACGTTGGAGTATTGCCAGCACGTGCCCA encodes:
- a CDS encoding histidine-type phosphatase, with the translated sequence MSAKHLLLILLLLVTPALGQTPELRMVVVLTRHGVRSPLSASTSSPYQSQQWPSLAEWHVTCPGDLTPRGTELVKQMGIFYHAYYADRGLLPPVNQCPANNVYIWSDNVERTLGTAQALADGMSRGAANCLIAVNSLPYTPAPQSGPNQCKVSSKNKTDYFFHPLSDPLLQQNIEPNQITIVSNKINQELPQLRTSYNPALQMMQNTLRCCDPKECKGAKTCTLFNLNDQAQASGTSLKWDGMFSVSSTAAENFLLEYGNGMPCNLTGWGLVTYNSPDCNGGQSFRQMEGLHTLYFDKTKHDGYMAQIQGSNLANQILQRLQQAGPAPFVIYSGHDTDVASVSGLLHLNWSLPDLPDNDTPPAGALIFELWGGVTPETQSVRLYYVHQTLTQLRTLESLSLKNPPNMVELKLPSCTQPCPFTQFQTITNGAILKGLTTAGPSGVQVKRKSRKTK
- a CDS encoding serine hydrolase, with the protein product MMGDLTQNITDLMDNYLAQGYPPGVAVAAYSGNQSLELTIGRGVANKESGLKAGPEVIFELGSVTKVFTATMLAFKSSNLDDPLGKYVTQINNPAVQQVTLKQLATHTAGFPENVPKKIGGEGKDGAIYLFHDQYPPADSALVNFWNQWKPTDELGDNYCWPCQVGTCWQYSNVGFVTLGYAVGNKQYNTQLTAQITGPQQLNMPSTGALPPSGAKLAQGYMKDGNKAPGEAADLKSNALDMLTWLKAQLILIKMPPPLKTAILITQDTFFTSASQCCQSGHPIGFNMGLGWQIRTLQVQGTNQNLYTKDGASGLGGQSCWVGFVPSQNVGVAVLTNGISADQPPPVLGMQILDTLLGLPVNLQPAGKGH